DNA from Selenomonadales bacterium:
TCCCGTCCGTATGGCTGACGATGCGTGCTCGCTTGAGGTCGTTGACGTCTGCCACGACTGCACCGTAACAACCGAGTCTGCGTTTGATCTCACGCGCTACCTCGAACGGCTTGTCCGGACCGTATACGATATGCTTATCGAACGGCGGCATCGTGCACGTAACATCGTCGATAAGCGCAGTCTGTTCACCGCCCAAACGATAGAACCAACCGGGCTTGCCCAATACCTTCATCACAGCACCTGCAATGAACGCACCTGCTACACGCCATTTTCCTTCTACGTCCATCAACGATTGCATACCATACGGCGTTGCAAGCGAACCGCCTTCCGGAATGAACATACAGAGCGTACGAGCCAAGAAGCACGGCTTGAGATCTTCCGGACGAACGATACGACCTTGAATGATCGCCAACACGCTCTCCGCGATCGACACCACATCATCGGGACCGATCTGGTCTTTGACATATTCATCCATAACTGCGAACACATCATCTTTATCTGTCAAAATTCTCGTTTTCACAGGAACCAAACTAACATCAGTCATTGTCCATCACCGTTCCTTTCGCTTCGATCGCTTCACGCACTTCACGCGCCGTCAATACAATGCGTGTTTTGTCGATATAAAGACTTTCTTTATCAACGATCTGATAAAAGATATCAACATTCACATCAGGCATCGCCAAAAGCGTTTCCAACACATTGTCGTTCTGTACTTCGATCTCGAGTGTCACGAAGAGCTTACCGCCCTTCTGCGCAGGCATCAGGACTGCTTCAAAGTATCCGTCATCACGACGTTCACCTTCTCGTTCCACACGACCTAAGATACGCACACCTTTGAACTGTTCCTGCGCCAGCTGCACACGCGCAAAGCAGTCCATCATCGTACAGAGCACTTTGCCCGTATTCATATACGGCATCTCGCACTCTACCG
Protein-coding regions in this window:
- a CDS encoding F420-0:Gamma-glutamyl ligase gives rise to the protein MTDVSLVPVKTRILTDKDDVFAVMDEYVKDQIGPDDVVSIAESVLAIIQGRIVRPEDLKPCFLARTLCMFIPEGGSLATPYGMQSLMDVEGKWRVAGAFIAGAVMKVLGKPGWFYRLGGEQTALIDDVTCTMPPFDKHIVYGPDKPFEVAREIKRRLGCYGAVVADVNDLKRARIVSHTDGMNPALVSHLLIDNPFGNASQKTPIVIIKNYAKLREQMPAAKALADN